The Hymenobacter canadensis genomic interval GTAATCGATACACCCACTGGCTGCCCTGTGGAAAATACCAATAGTCGAGAAAGGCAGGGGGAGCTTGAGTGAGTTGGGGGCACTCGGTCACAGCCGTGTTTTTTTTACAACTAATGGCCCCCATCAGAATGCTTAGAAAGAGTAACCATCGAAATCCTGCTGTATGAACCATTAGGCGTGGATTGATAAGATAAGTTGGTCTTGCTACTTAGTATACAGAAACGGTCATGGCTTAAACGCGCTCCATCAAGTCAAAGGAGCATTAGCTTATCCAAAATTGGAGTTTGAAGTCCAGTTCCCAGCCGCCGGGCCCTTTCTTCATGAAGATGACGCCGCCCCAGCCAGCCAAGCCGTTGCGATAATGCTGCATAAAAAAGGCCGCTCGTTGCCCGTTGGACGAGAAAACCACATCGGAGAGCTCCACGATGCCGTAGCCCCGCCGGTGTGGGCGTTTAGCGTCTGAACCTTCCCCTTTGCCGGAGAATCGCCGCCGCGCACTGCGGAATCCGTCCTGCGCCAGGGCGTGTAAGCGAAAGCGGCCGCTGTCCGCTCCCAGGCCGGGAAGCCGATGGTCGCCCCGGAGCACCGAATCCACCCCGAGTAATAGCCCGCCGACCGCTCGGTCCTGTTCCAGTACGCGGGCCAAGACCCAGGGATAACTCAACCACGACAAGGGGGGCCTTCCCGTCGGCTGGACGTGCTCACGGTACACGCGGTTTGTTTCCAACTGGCCCGCCAGGTAGTCGCGCAAGTAGTCGGTGTCCAGGTTCAACCGCTGCACCTGCCGATCAATGGGCCGGACGACGACGTACTTCACGTGTTGGTGCTCAATGGAGTCGAGCTCAAATACCAGGTCCTTCCAATACGCCTCATACACGGCCGCTACGGCCGCGGGTTGCGCGAGGGCGAGGTGGTTTGTCAGCCAAGCGAGCAGCAGCAGCAGGAAGGTTTGGGTTCTCATTGGGAAAGTGGACAGCGGCTGCCAGTACGATGCCGGCCGGGGGCCGAATGCATACGGTCACGGGGTGATGGCCTCTCGGTCCAGGATGCCATACTGTTCCAATCGATGGTTTAGAGAAACGGTCGTGCCTTAAATGTCCTTTGTTGGAGTAAATGAAGGAATGCCGAGATAGTCCTCATTGCCTGAATCGTAGCGGTAGATGTCCACGTCGGTGATGGTGCGTGTGTGGTAGAGGAAGTCGATTGTTTGCAGGTCGTGCCCCAGCGCCGGGGTGGAGGCTTCCTCGTTCACATCGATGTACAGGATAATCTCCAGCACGGACTCCAAGCCGAATTGCTCCTTGACGGACACAATGGCTTCGGTGCGGTCGTGGAGCTGGCCTACAATTTCGGTAACTAAGCGGTCGATGTCCAACGGTTCAGTGCCTATGGCCGTGGACAGTTGCCAGCCGCTGTATTGCCACTGTCGGTTGCCGTAGGTGGTGGGGTCGCCTTTCTGCCACGTCCGGGTCGGGACTACGCCCAGACGGGCCGTCACCTCGGCGGGGTCGAAGGTGTCCCCTTTCAAGGCAAAGTAGACGTAGGAGCCAGAGTGGTGCAGGTTCATAAGCGTGGAAAACGAGTGGGCTGGCCAAAGTACAAGTTGACGGGTACGGCACCCCCTGCTGCTAAGGTTCTGTTCACCTAAACGGTCCGAAGATAAACGGGGGCTCGCCGCCCTTTTGTTGATCTTTGGCGGGTGAACAACCAAAAATGGGGACTCTGCGAAACTCTTCTCTTCAAGGCTTTTCGTATTGTTGAAGGATGAAGAAGCTACTTTATTGGACTGCGCTGCTGGCTGGCTGTAGTTCAGATTTTGGTACTCCCGCGCAACTTGACAGAGAGAATGGGTTTGGTGGAGTCCCCTTCGGTAGCTCACCCGCGTTGCTCACGAACGCTACGGTATATTCTGTGCAAGGAGATGATACGACGTTTATCCAAGATACTTTACGCAAACCCGATGGAAGCTTCAACCTGACCGACAGCTTAGGTTTCGCGATATACTGGGATTATAAGAAGGGGAAACTGCACAAGGTTAGCGCGTCCGCTGTTGGGCGGGGCATACCCGCTGTTTTAGAGGAACTACGTCGCCGATTTGGTCCCGAGACGGTGCGTAACGATACTATGTATTGGAGAGGTAAAACCGTA includes:
- a CDS encoding DUF4279 domain-containing protein, which gives rise to MNLHHSGSYVYFALKGDTFDPAEVTARLGVVPTRTWQKGDPTTYGNRQWQYSGWQLSTAIGTEPLDIDRLVTEIVGQLHDRTEAIVSVKEQFGLESVLEIILYIDVNEEASTPALGHDLQTIDFLYHTRTITDVDIYRYDSGNEDYLGIPSFTPTKDI